The window GTGATGACTTTTGTttaagatacaaaaaaaaattcattcagTAGAAATGAATTCAAACAATTTTGTAGCCAGCATTATACAAGGAGACTTGagtataaaatacaaaatggaGAAGGACACAGTCAGAAAATGTCCAAGTTTTGCCCAGTCCCTCTGTTAGGATGCAAGGAAGCAAAAATTATATCAACCGGGGTCTAGAAATGAAAAGTTTTCATGTCCTTGTCATGCTGGTGTAGTTTGCCCACCATGgaggaaaatgcagttttacagggagggatggggctgtACAGCCTCTCTCTGCCCAGTGCTGCCTCCCCTTACCAGGATTAATTGCCCTTCAGGCCCTTTGGATCCCGCCTGTGGCACTTGCCCCTCCTCAATAATGACCATTTATCCAGCCCTAATATACCTATTCTCATTTCATTCATGTTCTGAAGAGCGTCCCTGCTAGCAGCTCACCTTGCCACAGGAGCTttcagctgtccctgcagccagtCTGAACACTTTGTCTTTCTTTCAGAGAGCCACTCAATGTGGgcttctgtgagcagcagcagtgaggaaacCATCGAGCCCAACTACAGCAGCATTGAGCAGCTCTTCTGCTTCCCACAGCCAACCCCCAAGGAGAAGACAGCAGCACCGGTGAAGGCAGAGCCCAAGGAGGTGAGGAGGCCCCCCCTGTTTTTTCAAGTAAAGATCCCTGCAGACAGCTCATCTAATATGAgttatcttctttttctttaatgaagaTCACATTTTTGGACTCCAAGAAAAGTCTCAATTTGAACATATTTTTGAAGCAATTTAAATGGTAAGATATGGCCAGTTTTTGTAACAGTTGACAAAACTTTGAGCAGGTTCTGCAGTATCTGGAAGGTCCTCACAAAATCTGTTCTAGCCAATGTGCTTTGGTGTCCATGCTACTAAATCATTTGAACATTCCCTATTTTGTCCTATACTGTCTTTAAAATACTGAGTTTAGggttttaattatgtttttacATACAACTTCCCCATATTTTGGCAAAGGGGATTTTACAGATAAAGTTGTGGCACAGACTCTTAGGGTGACATAGACTGTGAGACACCTGGAGGTCAAATCCCTCTTCAAATCAGGGCCAATGGACAAATGAAGAGTTCAGTTTTTTTCTAGGATGAAAAAAGAGACAGGGTCTCAGTAGCAGGATTCATCTCTGGCCTTGAGTCATTTGATCAGGGCCAGAAATAAGATTTGGGTCATAGCAGGGATCCAGGTCCTCATTCTAAGTTAATTGTGGGGAGATACCTTTCCTTTTGGATTATTGTGACTCTTTACTAGGGAAAGCACAGAGTGCTTGCACAGATAACTCTCTTGGTAGTGTGTGATAGTTGAAAAGTGGTCTTTGGTTGATgtctggctctgctcctccttcctgcagctccaatGAAGAGGTGACTGCCATGATCCAGAATGGGGACCGGACCAAGTTTGATGTTGAGGTTCTGAAGCAGTTGCTGAAGCTGCTGCCAGAAAAGCATGAGGTCAGGAGGAAAACAGTACCCTTGGTTCACAGAGCTGAACATGTAGTGCAGCCCTGCAGTCTTGATTCTTTATTTCTCACTAGATAGAAAACCTGAAGGCCTTCAAAGAAGAGAAATCAAAGCTAGCAAATGCAGATCAATTCTATCTTCTCCTCCTTCAGATTCCTAGGTAAGGTTATTGGTCATGATCTTCAGCCCAATCTTTTTCTTGATTTACCCCTGGGAAGTTTAAGGTTTTTTTACAGGAGCCTCACAGACCAACACTGATGGATATAACTGGTGgattcccctttcccccttggAGCTATCCCTTTCCCTGTTACCCTTAGATGAAGGGCTCTTCCTGATCCagcacctcctctccctctgaaGCAGCAGAAGCTGGCCCAGACTCAGGGTCAGATCTGCCCAAAGATGCTCCATAACTTAATGAAAGGCAGTGCCAAGTGCAGTGCCAAGAAGGGGAAACTCTCCTCTTTGCTGACCACAATGCACCATCAGAACCTGCATCCCTGCTGGTGCTCAGggcccctctcctccctccacaGGCCACACCAGTAGGTTGGTGTGGATGTGGTTGACAGCAGTGTTGTGGGGTGGTGTGGGCttgctggtgctgtgggaagggagctgctgtgctggctgagaTCCCAGGGCCTTCATGGTGTGAATCCATCTCCACCCTCAGCTACCAGCTGCGCATCGAGTGTATGCTGATCTGTGAGGAGACCACCGTCGTGCTCGACATGATTCAGCCCAAAGCTGAAGCCATCCGGAGAGCCTGTGAAGGTATAGATGGCCTGAGCTTATTTCTTCATCTGATTTAAGATAGGAAATTTTAACCTCCACAAAACGTCCCTGGAACTCTGCAGTGTTACCCCCAAAACTCCCCCGGAGCTCTGCAATATTACTAGCCAAAACCCAAAGGACTCCTGTGTGGTCCATTCACTGGTTTGCTGCAATTGGGATGTAACTTTAGGTGTCTCCACTGATGGTCAAAGCCCTTAATGGCACCAAAGATCATTTTCTCTCACCCTCATCCCcttttttctgcagcagatgtaTTCCTCTGAAACACTTTGAATGGAGAAGTGCTGGAAGTTCATCAGCCCTGTTTCAAAGGAGCTGAATTTAGACAGCATAGCTGGCCGTGCTGCAGCTAATTCATCCATCCAAGCATTATTTCCCAAATTAAGAGCTTCATACAGCAATTTTCTCTGCTGTCAGAAAAGCCTACCCCAAACTTCCCCTGAAAGTAGCGATGCTTTAGTATTTTCCTGCCTAGAAATGGAACCAGAAGAAAAAGGTTGTTATTTTGGGTTATAAACTGCTGATGCTCCAATATGGTGGGTACACAGAAAGTTTATGCAATAGATTTTGGCTTCCTGTGGCAGAACCCTTTGGTCCCACTCCTCTGAGAGCAGTATGCTCTTCTTGGCACTGTCAAGTGTCATCTGTCCTATAAAGCCAGTTTCCCCAACCCCTGCTAAGGGTTTCTCCAGCAGGCATTACAGCTGTCTGCTGGGATAAGTTGAAGAATCCCCCAAAATTACTTTCAGCAGCCCAGTTATCCTTTTGGAGCTGTTCTTGCCTCAAAGCTAAGTGCTTCagaaagcacagcactgcagcaccctGTTGTAAGAGCAAGGACAGGGACTGTACTCTTCATGCCTGGTCAGTAATGACCTCTGCTATGAGAGACCAGGAACAGGGTGAGCGTGTCTGGTTTTAGCAGCTGGCAGGTGATCATAGGGCAGTCAGAACTGGCTTCACAGCACAGCTAAATCAAATTGGCAAGATAAAATTTGCAGCCCAGTTACCCTTGCCTGCACTGGGAAACTTGCAAGGAAGGCAGGACTTTAATTGCTGTTAGTGAGGAGAGTCCAACTCCAGGTTATTTGCCATTAGGAAATGAGAGATGAGatgtaaagaaagaaacataagTGAACAAAGACTTTTACAACCCATGGAACTGAATCTACATAGAATCAGTTTCTCTGCTAGTTTCAGTGCAGTTTAGGACATGTTCTGGTGTAGCAGAGGCTTTTGCTTTGAAGTCCCTTATGTTTTTCAGATCTTCTGACCAGTCATCGCCTGCCAGTCTTTTGTCAACTGATTCTCAAAGTTGGAAACTTCCTGAACTATGTAAGGACTTTTTTTGTCTTCCCCAATTACTGCCTATGAATGATCTCCTTTAGGGTTGTAGTTTGGATGGACACAGGAGTTACAcctgctttctttctctcttgtagGGAAGTCACACAGGCGATGCCGATGGGTTTAAAATCAGCACTTTACTCAAGCTAAcagaaaccaaagcaaaccaaacccGCATTACACTGCTCCACCATATTCTGGAGGTACCACTGCCAAGTCCTGCACATAGGGAAGAGGGAGGGTTTTATCACAGATGAAACATTTCTCCTACTCTGCTGTTGGCTAATGCCACATGCTCATACTCGCATCCTCCCTGGCAAGCCCCAGAGTGTCACAAGTCAGGAGCATTTGAATCACTTTGGTGACTCTGGTGGAGGCTGCTTGTGGGCACTACTCCTTATTTTAAGACttgctctgcttccctccagCATCTTTTCCCACAATGTCTGCAACTTCCTTTCATATTTGTGCAATCTGCACATCAGCAGCTGCAAACCACAGAGCACAAAGCTGTCCTGGCTCATCTGTACCCATTCAGCCTTTCTGCCTTTCCGTGgactttcccttttcctccagaCTATGCTCAGGCTTTTCATGCTTCTCTCCAAGCCACCATGGTTTTCCTATTCCCTGCAATgctgtttttatcttttttctccatgctctgctctgccacctTCATTCATCAATGTCCCTCTGTTTCAATTATGCTTGCTCAAGCCCTGCTTTAGCTGGCAGTAGTTTCAGCAAGGACAGCTGTGAAAGTAAAGAATGCAATTAAGATTCAAGGCCTTTTAGTACCCTTCTGGGACCGTAGGAAGTGTCAGATTGCATCAAACCACAGTCCTGCCTCCCTTCATGCTCAAGAAGAGCCCTGCTTTGCTTTGAACTATGAGCATTTGTCAGGGTTCAGCACTCTGCTATGTTTTTATAGCCAGGGAAAATGCCTTTCCTCTCTGAATGTGCAAACTACAGACAGGGGGGCAATAGCAGAACAGAGCACACTCATCCTTCCTGGACATTTCTGTCCAGCttcccctcagctcctgccacacACCAAATAacacttctttctctcttcctcttcaggaAGTAGAAAACAGCCACAAGGACCTACTGGAACTGCCAAAGGATCTTGAATATGTTTCAAAAGCAGCAGGGTAAAATTGTGTGTCACTTCctttgaattaaaaacaaaaataaatcccatGCGCATCAACAATGTACCAGAAATTAGGACACACACAGCTGGTATAGAGATTAACAAGATGGCATCTTACATAGTTTTAACTGAAAGATTTGGTTGATGAATGTTGAAAGCCctttaatatataataattcTACTACAGCTGGCAACACTTAGGACTGAAATTTGCAGAGCAGTCAGTTAGAACTGCCTCCCAGACCCTTCTGAAATGTGCACTGCCTTTGtggtggcaggagctggtgaaggCCAGCTACCCAGAAGCATTTCTGAAGTACCTCCAGGCAGGGAAAGTGAGCTAATGCTGAGCATGGCAGGTGGAGAACAGCCTCTCGAATGGGTGGACATTTTTTGGCATTCATCTACCCTACACACAATACTGTAGGTAGGCCTGGCAGCTTTTCCATAAGTACTGTGGAGGGAGGGAAGCTGTTTTCCATGAGCTTGGACTGTATGGAGAATTCAGAGCACAGGGTTCAGTTCAGTGAAGTGGTGGGAAGCAGTGGGGTGACCAAACCATGAGCTCAGATTTGTCCACTCCTTTGTCAGCTCAAGATGCTGGAGTGTAAACTAATGGCAGGGTTCTGTGTGATTTCAGAATTAATCTTGATATTATACGCACGGAGTCCGGCACCAATTTAAAGAAGTTGCTGGAGCTTCAGCGGAAAGTCTTGTCATCAAATGAGGATGTGAAACAGCAGTATGAGAAACCCATCCAGGTCAGTAATGGAGCTGCCTTAGATCTCCCCCATTTCACTCAGAGGGGTGGTGCATGGTACATCTGCAGCTGAGGAGCCTCATGAGAGGGCAGGAGATATTGCCACAAGGCAGGCTCTCAGATTGGGAAATAGGCTGCAATGCCACACAACACAAATAAATGTGTGTTTGCCAGCTGCAACCTAAACCTAGATACCTTTGGGGAGGCCAGTTCTGGCCTCTGCTTGGGGAGCAGTTGGGTGTGTGCCCAACTGCTCTGTCCATGCTTTTGTGTGACTCCCCTCTTTAAGGGAAGATGGTCACCTTCTGGGTGGGTCACCAGAGTGAGCCCTTTGCTTGGGATTGAGCTTTGCATGAAGCTTTCCACGTCTTGGTCAAGCCACCCCTGTAAACTGCACAGCACAGTTGCCAAGAGTAAAGATCATCTGCAAATCTTAATTTCTTCCGACTTGTTTCCCTAAAGCTCCGCTGCAGTTAAAAGCCAGGACCCAGAGTCCTGCTCTAAGCTCTAATCCTTCCTCTGTGAGTGCACCTCACTTGTTATCCTCTGCATGGTGTTTTACTGTGTACATTTAATGTGTTCCAGGACAGCATTGATGCCTCCAGAAAACTGGAAGAAGAATTTGAAACCAttgaaaagaagagagaagagctTGCAAATTATCTCTGTGAAGACCCAAGCAAGTTGTCCTTAGAGGACATATTTAGCGTCATGAAGACCTTCAGAGATCTCTTCATCCGAGCCCTGAAGGTTGGCATCTGCACACGGGATGCTGAGCATCCCtagtgctggcagctgcctccaCTCCAGTGGACAGGGGTGGGATGGGCCCCCAGATCCAGGGGGGAACCTGGTTACAGCCTCCTGCTTTTGGCACTTGGCATGAGGTCCCCCAATGAGGCTGTGTCTGATCCATCCTccactgcctcctgctgctgggcctGGCCCAAACACCAGGGGTTTGTGATTTAGCTGCAGAGCCACAAAGATTTTGTGACTTTTGGGCCAAGTGTGCAAGTTTTAGTGAAAGGGGCTTACAAAACTTCGCCCTTTGCTCCAACCTGAGCAAACAGGCTCGGAAGGGGGATATGTAGTAAAAAAGCCAcctgtttggaaaaaaactgTGGCTTCAGTATCTCCCACTTTCACCTCAGCTAGAGGTCAGGCAGGTGAGcacactgcagggagctgtgtgaggCACATCACCACTGCCACCTCCGAGTGGCACATTGCAGAGTCCTGGCCAAGTCAGCAGTCCCCTCTCACCACTCTGGTAAGACAGCCCTTATTCCCAATGCCCATTTAATTTATTGCACAGGATGTGGCCAGAATTTCTCTTCCTTCATCTATAGATCTCCTTTCTCTTCATCAGCTTCTCTAGCAGACATTTACCCAACCTTCTCGTACCACTGTTACTTCATTGCAGGAAAACAAGGACAGGAAGGAGCAAGCTGCcaaagcagagaagaggaaaaaacagctagaagaggaagaggggaagagacagaagggagaaaatggaaaagtcaGTGAGTATCTGAAATGGCTTCAAAAAATAGAGATGGAGCCATAGGAGCTCTTTGGTGGTCCTGCTTTAATGGACCAGTACAGGTAATTTATTTTGTAGGTTTCCAGGTGCTGGCTGACTAAAGGCTTTTAGGATATCTTACAGCCAAAGCTAAGAATTGACTTTCCAGAGTTGCAGCTGGGCAGAGAAGTTAATTTTAGGTTTGCTGACGGAGcagcaaagaagaaaaccaccacaaattaaatatttcagttaacTTTTTCAGTTTCTAAACATAACTTTTGAATCTGAAAtctaaaaagaaacatttgaCTTTTCCACCTCCTTGTATACACTTGAATAGTCTCTCCACTGCAGTTGTCCCAAAAATCTTGTGTGTCACTTAAATATGCCTTCTTCTGGATGAAAatgaaaggctgaaaaatatAATTGGAAGAATCTGAGAGGtaagaaaaagttatttttcccacaaaaagaaaagagttcCCACCAACATGGATAACAAACAGGGAATCTTACAAGGTCATGGTACAACCAGGAACATgtccaggcagagctggtgccACTGGTGCCAGGCTGTAGCACCAAGGCTTGGGAGCAAATCCCTTTGTCTTCAGCCAGGATATGCTGCTATGGGATCACggggcacaggctgctcccaggcctgggggagctgctTTGCTCCTGCCCAGTGGTTGCTTGTACTGGGCAGCAGTAGCCACTTCCAGCAGTGGCATCACTGCAGTTCTCTCCTGCTGTCTCATGGGCAGGTTTAacacctctctctctctctcccccagtCAAGAAGGGGTTGATGAAGCAGGAGGAGGTGTGTGTCATGCAGTGGCATCACTGCAGTCCTCTCTTGCCCTGTCTCATGGGCAGGTTTAAcacccctctctctctctcccccccaGTCAAGAAGGGGTTGATGAACCAGGAGGTGTGTGCCATGCAGTGGCATCACTGCagtcctctcctgccctgtctCACGGGCAGATTTAACacccctctctctccccagtCAAGAAGGGGTTGATGAAGCAGGAGGAGGTGTGTGTCATGCAGTGGCATCACTGCagtcctctcctgccctgtctCACGGGCAGATTTAACacccctttctctctctctctccccagtCAAGAAGGGGTTGATGAAGCAGGAGGAGGTGTGTGTCATCGACGCCCTGCTCGCCGACATAAGGAAAGGCTTCACGCTGAGAAAGACAAAGAACAGGCACGAGTCAGATGCAGTTCCCAAACCCTTGTCTGCAGAGGGCCCAGAGGAAAGCCAGTCTGGTAAGGACACAGACCTGACTGTACCTGCAGTTATTCATTCCCATCTGCCTCTGAGCCTGAGCCAGGCATGCACCAGCAAGAAGcttttgtgtttgtatttgGGGCATTTTGTTTAAGAAAGCTTTGCAGCCAGTGCCAAGgagaagaggagcagagagcCTTGAGCTGTTGCTAGCCAGATCTGTCACAAAATTAGCAGGAATTTGGAGCAGCATGGCCCTGCATGAGTGTTGATAAACCCTCTGAAGTGCTTGACCCACATGTCAGCCGTGGCACCATGGCACTGCTGTCATCCCCACACAAGTCCTCTCCATGCTCTCAAGTCTCAGTAGCACAGCGTGGTTCTGCCTTGGAGACTGCTGCATCCCATCTTAGTCTACACTTGCGAGACTGAAGAAACCCTCTAAAAAATATAAGAAACCCCATTTGCAGAAGTACCCAAGTCCTTTAGGTGCTTGTGAGGAGACAGCCCATGGGTTTAGCTTTTCTTTGGTCTCTTGACCTCAGTGTCAGTGCAGTTAGGCAAGTCCAAGGACACTGATCTATCCATGGCTCTCCTAGCCCTGCTCTGCAAGGGCAGGTTAAGGCTGGCTCATGGGCAGCCTGGAATTCCTCACACAGCCAAGCCAGCAGTCCAGCCTGGTCCAGAACCTCACAGCAGGTTCTCTCTTCCTGACAGAGACTTCCAGGCTTCCTTGCAGGTCCTGGAGCCTCCATGGAAAGCAGCCTTTGCAGCAAAGACACATTAACACCTGCTGAAAACAAATCAGGGGCTTTGCTGAGCCTGGGAGACCAGCCGGGGTGACCACCTGGGTATAAGGAGGGGAGGTGCAGGGAGGATAAACTGGTGCTGCCTCTGCATAGCTTCTGTAGGGTCAGTGCCCCCtccacaggcagctgctgaCCTGTgacctctgcagggagctgcatcTTGGTTGATTCCTGGTGAAACTGCAGCTATGGCTGATTGagtgttttctgtttaaaggAGAGAGCGTTAAggatctgcaggcagcagggaagcagaTTGATGACAAGATCAAACAACACAAGGATGATCATCCCTCAGAAAGCACTCCTCCCTCAACCACTGCCCCGATGGAGACAGGTGGAGGTGCTACAAATGGTTCAGCATCAGGCCAGGTATTGTCTAAAAacagtgctggaggaggtttGCCACTGGAGTCCCAGACCAAGAGCCCCTCAGTGAGCACGGTGGAAGCTGATGGAGCCAGTCAGATGGAGCAGGCAAACAACGTGGAAagcctccagcccagcacagagagcGGCTCCTTTGCCTTCTCTGTGGCTGACATAGGCACAAGGATAAGCTTTGTAAGCAGCAGTTCAGCCTCTGCTGGGAGAGACCAGCTCAGCTGGACTAACGGGTCCATGTCAGGAGGCCAGGACAAGGAATGCCCCGCTGAGGGTGCTCAGtctgctccctgcagtgagGCTCAGCAGGCAGAGTCTAAAGAAATGGCCAAGGAAAATGAAGACCCTGGTACAGACTCGCTGCTGGACACCTCTCAAGACAAGTCCTTCTCAGAGGAGCCAGCCACCGACTCCTCTTGTTCAGCAACTCTTCCCCCAGAGCAACCTCACAGtgacagggaaaagcagaggccatcagggaaaaggaagaagaagaagaggcaCAGCAAAAGCTACTCAGGTAACCTATTTACAAACAGCCCTTGGGGACTGACTTAAATGTGGACCATTCCTGATATATTTGTATACACCCGTTTCTTTCCCCTTCAAGGCCCCATGCCCCCTGCCCCTAGAGTCTGTTTCATTCAGCAGTTCTATTTTATAAACCTGAAAGAGCTTTAAGAAGAAAACCACAAGCATAGTTCATTCTGGTGACATGTATAAGTAGTTTATAAAGGAGTAATGATGAATCAATAATTAAAAAGCCCATTACACATAGGCAGTAAAGATTGCAATAAGCACATCTGTCAAGTGTGCTAAAGACAGCTACAAGGCACGGTTATGTGCAAACAAGAGCTCCATTAGGCTCCAGAGCAGTGATTAAGAGCAGTTAATACTGGGTACTTAATCAGCAATCACCCCCTCTGAACTACTTATAAACACATAAAAGCAGCAACATCAATGCTGCCttggggttgtttggtttttccccTCATTGCAGCAGCACTTTGCCTGACAACCTGCCCCAGGGGTACTTTAGGTGGCTTCTAAACATTAGACCCTCAAAGCATTGCTGCAGAGGAGGGGGGAAGGTCTGAAAAAGAGCACCTTGCTGATGCTTCCACCAAGGATGGATCCTCCagctgggctgccctgctggggctgggagggagctcagctgctggagccacaCAGGCTCCCTCTCCAGACCAAAAGTCCTCAGCCAGTCCCAAACCTGGGAAGAGTGTCCAAGTCCTTTAGGTCCTTTTACCCTTGGGTGGGCACCTTAATCCCAAACTGGAGATGCCTCGTAGGGAAGACAGATGGGTCTGTCAACCTTTAGAACTTAAAATACACTTTGCAAAGCCTGTTTCCTGCAAGATCCTGAGGTCAAACAAATGGGCAGGCAAATGGGAAAGTCTCTTTTTAACAATGCTTGATGGTTTTCCTTTCAAGTAGGgtggaggagaaaagagagtTTGAATAACCATTGCTGCGAAAGACAACACAAGTTGAGCAGCTACCACAGAGGGCCTTACCTTAATGCAGCATCCCCCAGGGttgtattatttatatttctaaacATGCCACCTTCCCCTAGTTAAAAACAAGCCAGGAATGAAAAGTGATTTCCTGTAACAGTGGTTCCCAAACTTGCTtctcaggaggagcagaagctgcagcaatGGGAGCATCCCATGCTCACAGCCCCTGCAATTGTTTCCTGACACCTGAATTAGGAGTTCTGGCTTAAAAACTGACCCCAGCCTGAGAAAGCCACAGGGTTCCCTCAGCATCCAGGGATGGCATCAAGGGGATTGGAACTcgatgatctttaaggtcccttccaacccaaaccattcaaaGATTATATGTTCTTAGGAACCTCTCTGCTACTAGACAGTATTTTCATCTTAAAAAGTTCCCTGTTGCTACCTTGGCCTTGCCATAATCAGATATATTTAGTGTCTCTCTTTTGTTCAAAAGCAGAGGTTGAGAATGATACTGgatataataaaacaaaaagagattGTGTGGCACAATGAGGTATGTAAACTCAcaaaggtggattttttttgtgaactAACCACAGCACTGGGACTTCACAGACCTAATCAGTATTCAGCATGTCACCTAAGCTTTTTGTCTTTGTGTCTAATCACAAACACGAGAAATAAATTTGTTACTCTGATTTTTACTCTCCAGGGTGTTGATCTTGTGTTGAGTGGAGTCAGTGCTGATCTCCATTCGACACAGGGTCACAGCCCACATGTTTGTCctctgtgtcagcagcagccaaacTGCTTCTCCCTGCAGATAATTAAAAGCCATTATTCTAACCAAACAATCAAACTTCATGTGATGAACAAAGTCCTTGCTTTGATCACATTATTTTCTCAAAAACTGTAACCATGCAATTTCAGTACCTACCTCCAGCACAGAACATTTGGTTTGCTTGTGGGTAGACACTTTCTATAGCACTGTTTAAATATGGGTATcaggaaaagggaataaaacaCTGGACCCGGGGACAAATACTAGTTGGGGCAAGATACCAGCTCCCACTCAAAGCTAAATTCAactccagagctgcacacaaGTTCCCTGCATCCTTCACTGATGCTGGCAACATATGGGTGCCCCTCAAAAGGAGTTCCAGGTTGAGACTTTCATTTGCAAGACTTCCCATTTTTACAGcaactggaaagaaaagcaagaaaaataaacaacgAAACACCCACTGTACTGAAATTGCATAGTTATGCATTGTCCTTTCCATGCTGATGAGCATCTCTTATGAACTAAATCAATATTATCAAATCACTCTTTGTCTTGTTTCCTGAAAGGAATGTATT is drawn from Prinia subflava isolate CZ2003 ecotype Zambia chromosome 5, Cam_Psub_1.2, whole genome shotgun sequence and contains these coding sequences:
- the INF2 gene encoding inverted formin-2 isoform X2 gives rise to the protein MSIKKESAHKKWAALKEKLGPQETDQSEANLENAEPELCIRLLQMPSVVNYSGLKKRLENSDDAWMVQFLELSGLDLLLEALDRLSGRGVARISDALLQLTCISCVRAVMNSHKGIEYIVSNEGYVRKLFQALDTTNVMVKKQIFELLAALCIYSSDGHSLALDALDHYKSVKNQQYRFSIIMNELSNTDNVPYMVTLLSAINAIILGKEELRTRTQIRNEFIGLQLLDVLDKLRDIEEEDLLIQCDTFEEFKIEDDEELLRICDGINMNDHHEVFSSLFNKVSRSPVSVQLLSILQSLLHLEPSHHSSLLLWESLDAVVNRALLLANDIQGNTVEEVIERLLSIKKHPNKQKRAENRLSGSTAGGTQGEPEPCARAARCPVGSSNPTRAPVTSSGPLANEKKISSCQFTACCALPEKSNPPSNTAPNPAPPAPPPPPPGTAAMNPTSPMTNTPPAPPLPGIPPPPPPLPGMGGITSPPPPPPPPPPLPGMGGITPPPPPPPPLPGMGGIPPPPPPLPGMGGIPPPPPPLPGMGGIPPPPPPLPGMGGIPPPPPLLPGMAGDHIEAVVASQYSCSLGLGRPPRKAVKTPTLRMKKLNWQKLPSNVVRESHSMWASVSSSSEETIEPNYSSIEQLFCFPQPTPKEKTAAPVKAEPKEITFLDSKKSLNLNIFLKQFKCSNEEVTAMIQNGDRTKFDVEVLKQLLKLLPEKHEIENLKAFKEEKSKLANADQFYLLLLQIPSYQLRIECMLICEETTVVLDMIQPKAEAIRRACEDLLTSHRLPVFCQLILKVGNFLNYGSHTGDADGFKISTLLKLTETKANQTRITLLHHILEEVENSHKDLLELPKDLEYVSKAAGINLDIIRTESGTNLKKLLELQRKVLSSNEDVKQQYEKPIQDSIDASRKLEEEFETIEKKREELANYLCEDPSKLSLEDIFSVMKTFRDLFIRALKENKDRKEQAAKAEKRKKQLEEEEGKRQKGENGKVIKKGLMKQEEVCVIDALLADIRKGFTLRKTKNRHESDAVPKPLSAEGPEESQSGESVKDLQAAGKQIDDKIKQHKDDHPSESTPPSTTAPMETGGGATNGSASGQVLSKNSAGGGLPLESQTKSPSVSTVEADGASQMEQANNVESLQPSTESGSFAFSVADIGTRISFVSSSSASAGRDQLSWTNGSMSGGQDKECPAEGAQSAPCSEAQQAESKEMAKENEDPGTDSLLDTSQDKSFSEEPATDSSCSATLPPEQPHSDREKQRPSGKRKKKKRHSKSYSEVENDTGYNKTKRDCVAQ
- the INF2 gene encoding inverted formin-2 isoform X1; translation: MSIKKESAHKKWAALKEKLGPQETDQSEANLENAEPELCIRLLQMPSVVNYSGLKKRLENSDDAWMVQFLELSGLDLLLEALDRLSGRGVARISDALLQLTCISCVRAVMNSHKGIEYIVSNEGYVRKLFQALDTTNVMVKKQIFELLAALCIYSSDGHSLALDALDHYKSVKNQQYRFSIIMNELSNTDNVPYMVTLLSAINAIILGKEELRTRTQIRNEFIGLQLLDVLDKLRDIEEEDLLIQCDTFEEFKIEDDEELLRICDGINMNDHHEVFSSLFNKVSRSPVSVQLLSILQSLLHLEPSHHSSLLLWESLDAVVNRALLLANDIQGNTVEEVIERLLSIKKHPNKQKRAENRLSGSTAGGTQGEPEPCARAARCPVGSSNPTRAPVTSSGPLANEKKISSCQFTACCALPEKSNPPSNTAPNPAPPAPPPPPPGTAAMNPTSPMTNTPPAPPLPGIPPPPPPLPGMGGITSPPPPPPPPPPLPGMGGITPPPPPPPPLPGMGGIPPPPPPLPGMGGIPPPPPPLPGMGGIPPPPPPLPGMGGIPPPPPLLPGMAGDHIEAVVASQYSCSLGLGRPPRKAVKTPTLRMKKLNWQKLPSNVVRESHSMWASVSSSSEETIEPNYSSIEQLFCFPQPTPKEKTAAPVKAEPKEITFLDSKKSLNLNIFLKQFKCSNEEVTAMIQNGDRTKFDVEVLKQLLKLLPEKHEIENLKAFKEEKSKLANADQFYLLLLQIPSYQLRIECMLICEETTVVLDMIQPKAEAIRRACEDLLTSHRLPVFCQLILKVGNFLNYGSHTGDADGFKISTLLKLTETKANQTRITLLHHILEEVENSHKDLLELPKDLEYVSKAAGINLDIIRTESGTNLKKLLELQRKVLSSNEDVKQQYEKPIQDSIDASRKLEEEFETIEKKREELANYLCEDPSKLSLEDIFSVMKTFRDLFIRALKENKDRKEQAAKAEKRKKQLEEEEGKRQKGENGKVIKKGLMKQEEVCVIDALLADIRKGFTLRKTKNRHESDAVPKPLSAEGPEESQSGESVKDLQAAGKQIDDKIKQHKDDHPSESTPPSTTAPMETGGGATNGSASGQVLSKNSAGGGLPLESQTKSPSVSTVEADGASQMEQANNVESLQPSTESGSFAFSVADIGTRISFVSSSSASAGRDQLSWTNGSMSGGQDKECPAEGAQSAPCSEAQQAESKEMAKENEDPGTDSLLDTSQDKSFSEEPATDSSCSATLPPEQPHSDREKQRPSGKRKKKKRHSKSYSAEVENDTGYNKTKRDCVAQ